Proteins encoded together in one Synergistota bacterium window:
- a CDS encoding TRAP transporter substrate-binding protein produces MKRITALLVVLLLVVVASTAWAVTVLRLGHAVTTEHPYHLGAVKFAQLIEKRTNGAIKIKIFPNRQLGNERDMIEGLQLGTIDLVVTSTGPLSGFAPLMGVVDLPFIFQTREQAYKVLDGPIGRKLFAQLEKVGIKGLAFWENGFRHITNSVRPINKPSDLKGIKIRTMENPVHLATFKVLGANPTPMAWGEVFTALQQGVIQAQENPIPIIWTFKLYEVQKYLALTGHFYSPAPILMSKAKFDALKPEYKKIFMDTAREVATYERNLIKKQEESQLSKLIEKGMIVTRPDKKAFFKATQPVYKEFEPKFGKKLIEEILNTR; encoded by the coding sequence ATGAAGAGGATAACGGCGCTGCTCGTGGTATTGCTCTTGGTTGTAGTAGCTTCTACCGCTTGGGCTGTCACAGTGCTTAGACTTGGCCATGCGGTTACTACGGAACATCCCTATCATCTCGGAGCCGTAAAGTTCGCTCAGCTTATAGAGAAGCGTACCAATGGTGCAATAAAGATTAAGATCTTTCCTAATAGGCAGCTTGGAAATGAGAGGGATATGATTGAGGGACTGCAGCTTGGAACTATCGACCTCGTCGTTACTTCCACTGGCCCTTTAAGTGGGTTTGCTCCTCTTATGGGGGTTGTTGACCTTCCATTTATATTCCAAACCAGAGAGCAAGCTTACAAGGTTCTCGATGGGCCTATAGGTAGAAAGCTTTTTGCTCAGCTTGAAAAGGTTGGTATCAAGGGACTGGCTTTCTGGGAGAACGGCTTTAGGCATATAACGAATTCCGTCAGACCTATAAATAAACCTTCGGATCTTAAGGGAATTAAGATAAGGACGATGGAAAACCCCGTTCACTTAGCTACATTTAAGGTTCTCGGTGCGAATCCTACTCCTATGGCTTGGGGCGAGGTCTTCACAGCTCTTCAGCAGGGGGTTATTCAGGCACAGGAGAATCCTATCCCTATAATATGGACCTTTAAGCTCTATGAGGTTCAAAAGTATCTCGCCTTAACCGGTCATTTTTATTCTCCCGCCCCAATACTCATGAGCAAGGCCAAGTTCGATGCTCTTAAACCGGAGTATAAGAAGATATTTATGGACACTGCAAGGGAGGTAGCAACTTATGAGAGAAACCTGATAAAGAAACAGGAAGAATCCCAGTTATCCAAGCTGATAGAAAAGGGCATGATAGTAACGAGACCGGATAAGAAAGCCTTCTTTAAAGCTACTCAACCGGTTTATAAGGAATTTGAGCCGAAGTTTGGAAAGAAACTTATAGAGGAGATATTAAATACCCGATGA
- the truB gene encoding tRNA pseudouridine(55) synthase TruB: MVKVNKPLLYTSMDCVEEVKESLGIEKAGHTGTLDPHAEGLLLICLNSATKLVPFLTDLDKEYEGEAILGLKTTTGDRGGEIIEERSKRVSMEDVLETIEKFKGEITQTPPIYSAVKVGGRRLYEYARMGISDLKLKPRKVKVYDFDLLSFEEDEAFQRFSFRIRCSKGTYVRKIVEDIGEELGTGAFLSHLKRIRIGPFDLGNAARPWDREALIRFYMSIERVLSEIMPVLEISPKEAIRISNGNLIKRSSHKKGFLALTFKGKALAIAKSTGDFIKPVRVLK, encoded by the coding sequence GTGGTTAAAGTAAATAAGCCTCTTCTTTATACCTCGATGGATTGTGTTGAAGAGGTGAAGGAGAGCTTAGGGATCGAGAAAGCCGGTCATACTGGCACGCTCGATCCGCATGCTGAGGGTTTACTCCTCATCTGTTTAAACTCTGCAACTAAGCTGGTTCCCTTCCTAACGGATCTCGACAAGGAATATGAGGGAGAGGCTATACTTGGGCTTAAGACTACAACTGGTGATAGGGGCGGAGAAATCATAGAGGAAAGAAGCAAGAGAGTATCTATGGAGGATGTCCTTGAAACGATAGAGAAGTTTAAAGGAGAGATAACCCAAACCCCTCCGATCTATTCCGCTGTAAAAGTGGGTGGAAGAAGGCTTTATGAGTATGCGAGAATGGGCATTAGCGATTTGAAGCTTAAGCCAAGGAAGGTAAAAGTGTATGACTTTGATCTTCTTTCATTTGAGGAGGATGAAGCGTTCCAAAGGTTTAGTTTTAGGATAAGGTGTTCTAAGGGAACCTATGTTCGGAAGATTGTTGAGGACATAGGAGAGGAGCTTGGTACTGGAGCTTTTCTCTCGCATCTTAAGCGCATTCGTATAGGTCCTTTCGATCTCGGAAATGCAGCGAGACCTTGGGATAGAGAAGCTCTTATTCGCTTCTATATGTCTATAGAACGCGTTTTAAGCGAAATCATGCCGGTTTTAGAGATTTCTCCAAAAGAGGCGATAAGAATAAGCAATGGTAATCTCATCAAACGCTCTTCTCATAAGAAAGGCTTTTTAGCTTTAACCTTTAAAGGCAAAGCCTTAGCTATAGCCAAGAGTACCGGAGATTTTATAAAGCCGGTGAGGGTTTTAAAATGA
- a CDS encoding TRAP transporter large permease → MGIILFSVLGVLIVLGVPVAISLGLSALITIMVAVPVPLTVVVQRMFTATDSFPLMAVPFFMLAGALMEQGGISKRLINFANSLLGAVYGGLALVAIGASAFFAAISGSSAATTAAIGSIMIPAMVRRNYDKSWAAAVQASGGMLGIVIPPSIPMITYGVITGVSISGLFIGGLIPGIIMAASLMMVAYYEAKKMGYMGEKRKSWKDVWVSFKEAILSLLMPVIVLGGIYGGVFTPTEAAVVAVVYGFLISGLVYRAITIKNLFEILSKASISTAVVMLLVATASLFGWVLTWGEVPQKVASGLAIFSSSHILLLLIINLIFLLVGTFLDTLAAILILVPILLPVVKSAGIDLLHFGIITVVNLAVGQITPPFGVCLFVAGSIASLKLEDIIKRIIPFFLILVIDILIITYIPPLSTFLPSLLQ, encoded by the coding sequence ATAGGTATAATTCTCTTTTCCGTACTGGGAGTCCTCATAGTTCTCGGAGTTCCGGTGGCGATATCCCTTGGTTTATCAGCTCTTATTACCATTATGGTAGCTGTTCCTGTCCCTCTCACCGTCGTTGTTCAAAGGATGTTTACTGCGACTGATTCCTTCCCCTTGATGGCTGTGCCCTTCTTTATGCTCGCTGGAGCTTTAATGGAGCAAGGGGGGATCTCAAAAAGGCTTATAAATTTCGCAAATTCCTTGCTTGGAGCCGTCTATGGAGGGCTTGCTCTGGTTGCAATTGGAGCAAGTGCATTTTTTGCTGCTATATCAGGATCCTCTGCGGCAACTACAGCCGCCATAGGTAGTATCATGATCCCTGCAATGGTTAGAAGAAACTATGATAAGTCGTGGGCAGCGGCGGTTCAAGCTTCTGGAGGTATGCTTGGTATAGTCATTCCTCCAAGCATACCAATGATAACTTATGGTGTTATAACTGGAGTTTCTATAAGTGGACTTTTCATCGGCGGGTTAATACCGGGGATAATCATGGCGGCTTCACTAATGATGGTGGCTTACTATGAAGCTAAGAAAATGGGATATATGGGAGAAAAGAGAAAAAGCTGGAAAGATGTATGGGTATCCTTTAAGGAAGCCATATTAAGCCTTCTTATGCCAGTAATAGTTCTTGGAGGCATATACGGAGGGGTTTTCACCCCTACGGAGGCTGCGGTAGTAGCAGTTGTTTACGGATTCCTAATTTCCGGTCTCGTTTACAGAGCTATAACTATTAAAAACCTCTTTGAGATACTTTCAAAGGCCTCTATATCAACTGCAGTGGTCATGCTTCTTGTCGCTACTGCTTCCCTCTTTGGGTGGGTTCTAACCTGGGGAGAGGTTCCTCAAAAGGTAGCTTCTGGTTTAGCTATATTCTCTTCAAGTCATATACTCTTACTTCTCATTATAAATCTAATCTTTCTCCTTGTAGGCACTTTCCTTGATACATTAGCGGCTATCCTTATCTTAGTACCCATTCTATTGCCTGTTGTTAAATCCGCAGGGATAGATCTACTTCACTTCGGAATAATAACGGTGGTTAATCTTGCAGTAGGGCAGATAACTCCTCCATTTGGAGTTTGTTTATTCGTAGCGGGGAGCATAGCAAGCTTAAAGCTCGAAGACATTATTAAGCGTATAATACCTTTCTTCCTAATCCTTGTCATCGATATATTGATAATAACTTATATTCCTCCGCTTTCAACATTTTTACCTTCCTTATTACAGTAA
- a CDS encoding DsrE family protein, with protein sequence MHLTVIVHTPPYSTEDLDTAYHLIRAFVKRGNTCTLYLYGDAVIAVNKNTRPSRSDRFIPGMIGDLVKMGVEVMACGACMQYRGMKREDIIEGVKPAGLATLGEVSAKADRLINFI encoded by the coding sequence ATGCACCTCACGGTTATCGTTCACACTCCTCCGTATAGCACTGAAGACTTAGATACAGCCTATCATCTGATAAGAGCTTTCGTCAAGCGCGGAAATACCTGCACACTTTATCTGTATGGAGATGCAGTAATAGCGGTAAACAAAAACACGCGTCCCTCAAGAAGCGATAGGTTTATACCTGGAATGATAGGTGATCTTGTAAAAATGGGAGTAGAGGTTATGGCTTGTGGAGCCTGTATGCAGTACAGAGGAATGAAAAGGGAAGACATAATAGAAGGGGTTAAGCCGGCGGGGTTGGCTACCCTTGGAGAAGTATCAGCCAAGGCAGATAGACTCATAAACTTTATATAG
- the panB gene encoding 3-methyl-2-oxobutanoate hydroxymethyltransferase, translating to MRKKVTIPELYEKKKKGEKIVMITSYDYPMTQIVNEADIDIILVGDSLGMVVQGLESTVPVTMDEIVYHCRCVMRANKHAFVVGDMPFLSYEVSIEEAVRNAGRIMKEGGVDAVKLEGGVRMADRVEAIVRAGIPVMGHIGLTPQSVSLLGGFKVQGKSIDSARNIIEDAIALEQAGVFSIILECVPSGLAEIITRKVSVPTIGIGAGPHCDGQVLVLHDMLGLFKRFKPRFVKTYIELYDIILKALEEYRDEVKSGGFPTSEHSFTMNEEVYNQLKEEYLKSC from the coding sequence GTGCGCAAAAAAGTTACCATCCCAGAACTTTATGAAAAGAAGAAAAAGGGCGAAAAAATAGTGATGATAACCTCATATGACTATCCTATGACTCAGATAGTCAACGAGGCAGATATAGACATAATACTGGTTGGAGATTCTCTGGGTATGGTGGTTCAGGGACTTGAATCTACCGTTCCCGTTACGATGGACGAGATAGTATATCATTGTAGGTGTGTAATGAGAGCAAACAAGCATGCCTTTGTCGTTGGAGACATGCCCTTCTTGAGCTATGAGGTCAGTATTGAGGAAGCTGTTAGAAACGCTGGAAGGATTATGAAAGAGGGGGGGGTAGACGCAGTTAAGCTTGAGGGTGGCGTTAGAATGGCAGATAGGGTTGAGGCTATTGTCAGAGCAGGAATTCCTGTGATGGGACATATAGGGCTAACCCCTCAGAGCGTAAGCCTGCTTGGTGGATTTAAGGTTCAGGGAAAGAGCATAGATTCCGCGAGAAATATAATAGAAGACGCTATAGCTCTTGAGCAGGCTGGTGTTTTTTCAATAATACTTGAGTGCGTACCATCAGGTCTTGCTGAAATAATAACTAGAAAAGTGTCCGTTCCGACGATAGGTATAGGTGCTGGACCACACTGCGATGGCCAGGTTCTCGTACTCCACGATATGCTGGGGCTTTTCAAGCGCTTTAAGCCAAGGTTTGTAAAAACTTACATAGAGCTTTATGATATCATTCTTAAAGCGCTCGAGGAGTACAGAGATGAGGTTAAATCTGGGGGCTTTCCCACTTCAGAGCACAGCTTTACAATGAATGAGGAAGTTTATAATCAGCTGAAGGAGGAGTACCTTAAATCATGTTAA
- a CDS encoding TRAP transporter small permease, with translation MKSALSSTSKYLDAAALFCCGILLILMVVVVFAQIIFRFFIGSSLSWSEELARYSMIWLSFLGASAGVKRGAHVGVEFLLRSLPEKKRILLTKLILALGLFFFLVVFWKGIFILKIVRYQSSPAMGISMMYPYMAISVGSFISLIHILDALLSVKGGSFK, from the coding sequence ATGAAAAGCGCTCTTTCCTCTACGAGCAAATATCTGGATGCCGCAGCGCTTTTCTGCTGCGGCATCCTTCTAATTTTAATGGTAGTGGTGGTCTTTGCTCAAATAATATTTAGGTTTTTTATAGGAAGCTCGCTCTCATGGTCTGAAGAGCTGGCGAGATATTCTATGATTTGGCTTTCTTTTCTCGGAGCAAGTGCTGGTGTTAAAAGGGGAGCACATGTTGGTGTGGAGTTTCTTCTAAGATCTCTTCCGGAGAAAAAGAGGATCCTTTTAACCAAATTGATACTTGCACTGGGATTATTTTTCTTCTTGGTCGTTTTCTGGAAGGGAATATTTATATTAAAGATAGTAAGATATCAATCATCTCCAGCGATGGGCATATCCATGATGTATCCCTACATGGCTATATCCGTTGGAAGCTTTATATCCCTGATTCACATATTAGATGCTCTGCTTAGCGTTAAGGGAGGGAGTTTTAAGTGA
- a CDS encoding DsrE family protein, with product MPKSVLIVLRCAPFGKSIAHEAFRIAIGFRGGEVNTSILLIEDGVFCLLKHQEGSIYKMMSLVRYLSEMDEFEIKLYIHKPSLEKRRIKKGNLIDIGKLIDDEELKNILDSHDSIMFF from the coding sequence ATGCCTAAAAGCGTCCTTATAGTTCTGAGGTGCGCTCCTTTTGGAAAAAGCATAGCACATGAAGCTTTCAGAATAGCAATAGGCTTTAGGGGAGGGGAGGTAAATACATCCATATTACTCATAGAAGACGGGGTTTTTTGCCTACTTAAGCATCAGGAAGGTTCTATATATAAGATGATGAGCCTCGTCAGATATCTAAGCGAGATGGACGAATTTGAGATTAAGCTTTACATCCATAAGCCTTCACTGGAAAAGAGAAGAATAAAAAAAGGGAATCTTATCGATATAGGAAAGCTCATAGATGATGAGGAGCTTAAGAATATTTTAGACTCACATGATAGCATCATGTTTTTTTAA
- a CDS encoding 2-dehydropantoate 2-reductase, producing MLSIAIIGAGAMGSVYGACLSQVSEVLLIDIWKEHVNEINENGLKVEWIDGREKLFKLEAFTSPEDCGKKVDLVIVFVKSYVTEKAVSSSSPLLKEDTLFLTLQNGLGNAEKIASLFGKDRVLCGTTTFGATMLGPGRVRLAGIGETSFGPFGTVERERLKRIYSLFEEAGLNPHLVDDPMRNVWRKLLINVGINPITAIAGVPNGFIVEDENLRKLSGLLVEEACLVAESEGYGFNANEVKNLVLDVARKTGKNRSSMLQDISAGRRTEIDAINGEIVARGRKKGLSVSGNEAITLLIKFLEKKTREGGGAL from the coding sequence ATGTTAAGCATTGCCATAATAGGCGCTGGAGCTATGGGAAGCGTATATGGTGCCTGTCTCTCACAGGTATCAGAGGTTCTTCTCATTGATATTTGGAAAGAACACGTCAATGAAATAAATGAAAACGGCTTAAAAGTTGAATGGATCGATGGTAGGGAAAAGCTCTTTAAGCTGGAAGCTTTCACAAGTCCCGAGGACTGTGGCAAAAAGGTAGATCTGGTTATAGTTTTCGTGAAGTCATATGTGACCGAGAAAGCAGTTTCTTCCTCATCTCCACTTTTGAAGGAAGATACTCTCTTTTTGACCCTTCAGAATGGGCTTGGAAATGCTGAGAAGATAGCTTCGCTCTTTGGAAAGGATAGAGTTCTATGTGGGACGACTACTTTTGGAGCTACGATGCTTGGTCCTGGCAGGGTTAGATTAGCCGGTATAGGGGAAACGAGCTTCGGACCGTTTGGAACGGTGGAGAGGGAAAGGCTTAAGCGGATTTATTCCCTCTTTGAGGAAGCCGGTTTAAATCCTCATCTTGTCGATGATCCGATGAGAAATGTATGGCGTAAGCTTCTTATAAACGTTGGGATAAATCCTATAACGGCTATCGCAGGCGTTCCCAATGGATTTATTGTAGAAGATGAGAACTTAAGAAAGCTAAGCGGGCTCCTCGTTGAAGAAGCTTGTCTCGTAGCTGAATCAGAGGGATATGGCTTTAATGCCAACGAGGTCAAAAATCTCGTTCTCGATGTGGCGAGAAAGACGGGAAAAAATAGGTCATCCATGCTCCAAGATATATCTGCTGGTAGAAGAACAGAGATAGATGCTATAAATGGTGAGATCGTGGCACGGGGTAGGAAAAAAGGATTATCAGTAAGCGGGAATGAGGCGATAACGCTTCTTATCAAGTTTCTTGAGAAAAAAACTCGAGAGGGAGGTGGTGCGTTATGA
- the tusB gene encoding sulfurtransferase complex subunit TusB produces the protein MKKLVLVKESPFSGALPSFVWKNLNRGDTILFIQDGVIFGHAMPDNLYEEIKELREKGIELLILEPDLKLRGIHLSFPDMFKTIDYEEFAKLVEESEKIAA, from the coding sequence ATGAAAAAGCTTGTATTGGTGAAAGAATCTCCTTTCTCAGGTGCATTACCCAGCTTCGTATGGAAAAATCTAAATAGAGGAGATACAATTCTATTCATACAAGATGGTGTGATATTTGGACATGCTATGCCTGATAACCTATACGAAGAGATCAAAGAGCTGAGAGAAAAAGGCATTGAACTTCTGATCTTAGAGCCGGATCTTAAGCTAAGAGGAATCCATCTTTCATTCCCTGATATGTTCAAAACCATAGATTATGAAGAATTTGCCAAGCTCGTGGAGGAATCAGAGAAGATAGCAGCATAG
- a CDS encoding bifunctional riboflavin kinase/FAD synthetase, with amino-acid sequence MRAVSIGAFDGIHLGHKEVIERALNYACSRKIKSTVLTFSPHPARFFKGENFKLLTTEEEKDKILKSLGVDEVIKLEFNKALANMPPELFFKEILLNKLNARFISVGFNFTFGKGGEGTPSLLIELAKRYGIGVEITPPKAVMGRIVSSTIIRKLISEGKVGEGALLLGRSYTLQGVVVRGDGLGRKLGFPTANLSIPPEKLLPPNGVYAVLVKLDGKRFLGAMNIGYRPTILDRREKRVVEVHLLDFNGDLYGEIIETEILRRIRSEMKFSSLQELKKQIEKDVLWVVKRYAAIFSDSSTSLANSS; translated from the coding sequence ATGAGAGCGGTATCTATAGGTGCTTTTGATGGGATACACCTCGGACATAAAGAGGTAATAGAAAGGGCGTTGAATTACGCTTGCTCCAGAAAAATAAAATCAACGGTTCTTACCTTTTCTCCCCATCCTGCAAGGTTCTTCAAGGGTGAGAATTTTAAACTCTTAACTACGGAGGAAGAGAAAGATAAGATACTCAAATCTCTCGGGGTAGATGAGGTGATAAAGCTTGAATTTAATAAAGCTCTGGCGAATATGCCTCCAGAGCTTTTCTTTAAAGAGATACTATTAAATAAGCTTAACGCGAGGTTTATATCTGTTGGTTTTAACTTCACCTTCGGAAAAGGCGGGGAAGGGACTCCTTCGCTTCTCATTGAGCTTGCTAAAAGATATGGAATAGGCGTGGAGATAACCCCTCCAAAGGCGGTAATGGGGAGAATCGTATCAAGTACCATTATAAGAAAGCTTATAAGTGAGGGAAAGGTCGGGGAAGGCGCTCTTTTACTTGGCAGAAGCTATACGCTTCAGGGTGTAGTCGTGCGAGGCGATGGCTTGGGGAGAAAGCTTGGCTTTCCAACCGCAAATCTATCCATTCCCCCGGAAAAGCTTTTGCCTCCTAATGGCGTTTACGCCGTTCTCGTTAAGCTTGATGGGAAAAGATTTCTCGGTGCCATGAATATAGGCTATAGGCCTACTATATTAGATAGGAGAGAAAAGCGGGTTGTAGAGGTTCATTTACTCGATTTCAACGGTGATCTTTATGGTGAGATTATTGAAACGGAGATTCTGCGAAGAATACGCTCGGAGATGAAATTCTCCAGCTTACAGGAGCTTAAAAAGCAGATAGAGAAGGACGTACTGTGGGTTGTAAAACGCTATGCTGCTATCTTCTCTGATTCCTCCACGAGCTTGGCAAATTCTTCATAA
- the rbfA gene encoding 30S ribosome-binding factor RbfA, whose product MSQFRIKRVEREIRRFVGEFISRGLKDPRIKGVSVTKVEVSKDLRWAWIYVSIFGVPKPEEVMSGLDRAKGYIRRELGREMRLRVVPELIFKEDRSIDYGFRIDQILSKVAIRHEGEDHIGDTEEDKGG is encoded by the coding sequence ATGAGTCAGTTTAGAATAAAGAGGGTTGAAAGGGAAATACGTAGGTTCGTTGGGGAATTTATATCCCGGGGATTAAAAGACCCAAGAATTAAAGGAGTTAGCGTGACCAAAGTGGAGGTCTCAAAGGATCTGAGGTGGGCTTGGATATATGTGAGTATATTTGGTGTACCCAAGCCTGAGGAGGTCATGAGCGGACTCGATAGAGCTAAGGGGTATATAAGAAGGGAGCTTGGTAGAGAGATGAGGCTTAGAGTTGTACCAGAGTTGATTTTTAAGGAAGATAGATCTATAGACTATGGTTTTCGCATAGATCAAATCTTATCGAAGGTGGCGATAAGGCATGAAGGCGAAGATCATATCGGAGATACGGAAGAAGATAAGGGAGGCTAA
- a CDS encoding DUF503 domain-containing protein codes for MLVGILEVHLRLFSARTLKEKRTCIQRIIARLRNSFNVSVAEIGKNDKWRECVLGIAIVGNERAFLDNALNNVLAFLERQGNVWVEDWWIEIL; via the coding sequence ATGCTTGTCGGTATTCTCGAGGTTCATTTAAGACTCTTTTCTGCTCGAACGCTTAAAGAGAAGAGAACTTGTATCCAGAGAATCATAGCAAGGTTAAGAAATAGCTTTAATGTTTCGGTGGCTGAGATAGGAAAGAACGATAAGTGGAGGGAATGTGTTCTTGGTATCGCCATTGTGGGAAATGAAAGAGCTTTTCTGGATAATGCTCTTAATAATGTGCTTGCCTTTTTAGAAAGGCAAGGAAATGTGTGGGTGGAAGATTGGTGGATAGAAATCTTGTGA
- a CDS encoding bifunctional oligoribonuclease/PAP phosphatase NrnA — MKAKIISEIRKKIREANDIFLVSHERPDGDAIGSLLGMGLAIQKLGKNVRMLNPDPVPKVYEFLRGSDKIERLDSVLGEQADICIFLDSANPDRMGDGIKVRDLGGFVINVDHHLDNKRYGDLNLIDPKASATGELVYEILSGWEETELISPEVADALYTAILTDSGRFSYDSTSPRTHLIVADLLSKGANKREITRRIYEMKPFSALKLIGEMLTRAQLCMDGKVIWSFLPFSSFRLHGVSLVDSEGFLQFLRMAEGVKIVVLFRELEDGRIRVSLRSTDGNVGVREIAAKFGGGGHEKAAGCVISAHFEKARDLVLESIREKYGWSG, encoded by the coding sequence ATGAAGGCGAAGATCATATCGGAGATACGGAAGAAGATAAGGGAGGCTAACGATATCTTTCTGGTATCTCACGAAAGACCGGATGGGGATGCTATAGGTAGCCTTCTTGGTATGGGATTGGCCATTCAGAAACTTGGTAAAAATGTAAGAATGTTAAACCCCGATCCTGTACCAAAGGTGTATGAGTTTTTACGCGGTTCTGATAAAATAGAACGTTTAGACTCCGTTTTGGGAGAGCAAGCGGATATATGTATCTTTCTTGATTCTGCTAATCCTGATAGAATGGGAGATGGGATTAAGGTAAGAGATTTGGGAGGTTTCGTAATAAATGTAGATCATCATCTCGATAATAAAAGATATGGGGATTTAAATCTTATTGACCCAAAAGCTTCTGCCACAGGTGAGCTCGTCTACGAAATTCTTTCTGGATGGGAGGAAACCGAGCTTATATCTCCCGAGGTTGCGGATGCTCTTTACACCGCGATACTTACAGACAGTGGGAGGTTTAGCTACGACTCTACATCTCCGAGGACGCACCTTATTGTTGCAGATCTTCTTTCAAAAGGAGCTAACAAAAGAGAAATTACGAGAAGAATATACGAGATGAAGCCCTTTAGCGCTCTCAAGCTGATAGGGGAAATGCTAACCCGGGCTCAGCTTTGCATGGATGGAAAGGTAATATGGAGCTTTTTGCCGTTTAGTAGCTTTAGGCTTCATGGTGTTAGCCTCGTTGATTCAGAGGGTTTCCTCCAATTTTTAAGAATGGCTGAGGGAGTCAAAATAGTCGTTCTCTTCAGGGAACTTGAAGATGGAAGGATAAGAGTAAGCCTTCGTTCCACTGATGGTAACGTTGGTGTGAGAGAGATAGCTGCAAAGTTTGGTGGAGGAGGACATGAGAAGGCAGCAGGTTGCGTTATAAGCGCTCACTTTGAAAAGGCAAGGGATTTAGTCCTCGAAAGCATAAGGGAAAAGTATGGATGGAGTGGTTAA